Proteins encoded together in one Larus michahellis chromosome 4, bLarMic1.1, whole genome shotgun sequence window:
- the LOC141743054 gene encoding kelch-like protein 10, which translates to MARERKMSAVACPAFHGLCPEGKLGDGIISVDSIEFIAHKMILSSCSPYYRALFSNNWSNAERKVYKIPSTSSEMMSLLMEYTYTRTVPVTDDNVESLLIAADQFNVLDIIRLCCEYLKSQLCLENCIGIWRFTGYYYCPDLREAAHEFILHHFEEVTRVSTEFLALSLNDLERLLEKDELPVKEEAVFEAVLKWVAHDLQNRRQHVVVLLGKQGWKPLGTVNSTSA; encoded by the exons ATGG ccagggagaggaagatgagtgcAGTGGCTTGCCCCGCCTTCCATGGGCTTTGCCCGGAAGGGAAGCTGGGCGATGGGATCATCAGCGTGGACAGCATTGAATTCATTGCtcacaagatgatcctctccagctgcagtccATACTACAG ggctttgttctccaACAACTGGAGCAATGCCGAGAGGAAGGTCTATAAAATCCCCAGCACTTCCTCTGAAATGATGAGCCTCCTTATGGAATACACCTACACCAGGACAGTGCCCGTCACGGATGACAACGTTGAAAGTTTGCTCATCGCGGCAGACCAGTTCAACGTCCTGGACATCATCAGACTGTGCTGCGAGTacttaaaatcccagctgtgcttggaaaattgcaTCGGCATCTGGAGATTCACAGGCTACTACTACTGTcctgacctgcgagaagcagcccatgaGTTCATCCTGCATCACTTCGAGGAGGTGACCAGggtgtccacagagtttctgGCGCTCTCCCTCAATGACctggaacgcctgctggagaaggatgagctccctgtgaaagaagaggccgtgtTCGAGGCCGTTCTGAAATGGGTTGCTCATGACCTGCAGAACAGGAGGCAGCATGTtgtagtcttgctgggcaagcaagggtggaa ACCCCTcgggactgtgaactccaccagcgcCTGA